Proteins encoded in a region of the Devosia sp. RR2S18 genome:
- a CDS encoding ABC transporter ATP-binding protein, whose amino-acid sequence MSSPVVATAAMNLHLQSGKTPLHILKDIEFSLAPGEVVAVVGPSGSGKTSLLMVLGGLEQATNGAVSVAGTMLTGRSEDELAIFRRKNLGILFQNFHLIPSMTALENVALALEIAETGQSYSEIMGAATAALTAVGLGDRLDHRPKALSGGEQQRVGLARAIVSKPKLLLADEPTGNLDQDTGAKVIDMMFALARDNGTAVFLITHDPALARRADRVLSMNHGHLTAITQSVPA is encoded by the coding sequence ATGAGTAGCCCCGTCGTCGCCACTGCGGCAATGAACCTGCATCTTCAGTCGGGCAAGACACCGCTGCACATCCTTAAGGATATCGAGTTCTCGCTTGCGCCAGGCGAGGTTGTGGCTGTGGTAGGCCCCTCCGGCAGCGGTAAGACCTCACTGCTCATGGTACTGGGCGGGCTCGAACAGGCAACAAACGGTGCCGTGAGCGTCGCCGGCACGATGTTGACTGGTCGCAGCGAGGACGAGCTGGCGATCTTCCGCCGAAAGAACTTGGGTATCCTATTCCAGAACTTTCACCTGATCCCCTCAATGACGGCACTGGAAAATGTCGCTTTGGCGCTCGAGATCGCCGAGACAGGTCAGTCCTATTCCGAGATCATGGGTGCAGCGACAGCGGCACTCACGGCCGTAGGTCTGGGCGACCGACTCGATCATCGCCCTAAGGCTCTGTCCGGCGGTGAACAACAACGCGTGGGGCTGGCCCGCGCCATCGTTAGCAAGCCCAAACTGCTATTGGCTGACGAGCCAACCGGCAATCTCGATCAAGATACCGGCGCCAAGGTCATCGACATGATGTTTGCCCTGGCGCGCGACAATGGCACGGCGGTGTTTCTGATTACCCATGATCCTGCTCTTGCTCGCCGAGCAGACCGTGTTCTGTCCATGAACCATGGGCACCTGACTGCGATCACTCAAAGCGTGCCCGCATGA
- a CDS encoding arylesterase yields the protein MRKSLNEKYVVLMERTAMMRKIVRDVVRSAVAIAMVLASATLVPATAAERTLMLYGDSLMAGLGLTDQDGFAGQLQEALGNDVTIVNASVSGDTSADGLARLDWSLGERPDAVVLELGANDMLQGLPVDGMRENLTKILQRFNDENIPVLLAGMRASPSLGSEYVSAYEAVFPELAEQFGTAYYPFFLEGVATNPALNQADGMHPNARGVSTIVQAIKPSIEALLNR from the coding sequence ATGCGGAAATCGTTGAACGAGAAGTATGTGGTCCTGATGGAAAGAACAGCGATGATGCGAAAAATTGTTCGAGACGTGGTGCGTAGCGCTGTTGCGATAGCAATGGTGCTGGCAAGTGCGACGCTGGTGCCGGCCACGGCTGCCGAGCGGACGCTGATGCTCTACGGCGACAGCCTCATGGCCGGTCTGGGCCTCACAGACCAGGACGGCTTTGCAGGTCAGTTGCAGGAGGCGCTTGGCAATGACGTCACCATCGTCAATGCCAGCGTCTCTGGTGATACTTCGGCAGATGGTTTGGCGCGGCTCGACTGGTCGCTTGGTGAGCGTCCCGATGCCGTCGTGCTTGAACTCGGCGCCAACGACATGCTGCAGGGTCTCCCGGTGGATGGTATGCGCGAGAACCTGACCAAGATCCTTCAGCGCTTCAACGACGAGAACATCCCTGTGCTGCTGGCGGGAATGCGAGCCAGCCCAAGCTTGGGGAGCGAATATGTCAGCGCTTATGAAGCGGTATTTCCTGAGTTGGCCGAACAGTTCGGCACGGCGTATTACCCGTTCTTTCTGGAGGGCGTCGCCACAAATCCAGCACTGAACCAGGCCGACGGAATGCATCCAAATGCCCGCGGCGTCAGCACGATTGTTCAAGCCATCAAACCGTCCATCGAAGCGCTGCTGAACAGATAG
- a CDS encoding endonuclease/exonuclease/phosphatase family protein: MIRVCSYNIRRGLGTDRRKKPERNLGVIAEVSPAVVAIQEAGREVASLCGNYRWREGRAYSPVRLDEAEDGVSWRGNMLLVREDVTLYQSTCVALPSVNEPRGAIIAELSYGGSDFRLVGMHFGLRGEWRHRQTQFIIDHTDVLEQQRPLVMLGDLNEWNTRTGCLHRFAARHNVVAPGPSFHARWPMLPLDRIITSAEIRVEGAGVHVSPEARLASDHLPVWAELELPA, encoded by the coding sequence ATGATCCGAGTTTGCTCTTACAATATCCGGCGGGGCTTGGGTACGGATCGGCGAAAAAAGCCGGAGCGCAATCTGGGTGTGATCGCGGAAGTCTCGCCAGCCGTCGTCGCCATTCAGGAGGCAGGTCGAGAAGTTGCCAGTCTGTGTGGCAACTACCGGTGGCGGGAAGGCCGTGCTTATTCCCCGGTGCGGCTGGACGAGGCGGAAGACGGAGTATCCTGGAGAGGCAACATGCTCCTCGTACGCGAGGATGTGACCCTCTATCAGAGCACATGCGTAGCACTCCCATCCGTCAATGAGCCGCGGGGTGCAATCATCGCCGAGCTCAGTTATGGCGGCAGTGATTTTAGGCTGGTTGGAATGCACTTCGGGCTTCGCGGGGAGTGGCGCCACCGGCAGACCCAATTCATCATCGACCATACCGATGTGCTGGAGCAGCAGAGGCCGCTGGTAATGCTGGGCGACCTCAACGAGTGGAATACTCGCACCGGGTGCCTGCACCGTTTCGCCGCCCGCCACAATGTGGTTGCCCCTGGACCGAGCTTTCATGCGCGCTGGCCGATGTTGCCCTTGGATCGGATCATCACCAGCGCGGAAATCAGGGTCGAAGGGGCGGGGGTGCACGTTTCGCCTGAGGCGCGCCTGGCATCCGACCATCTCCCGGTTTGGGCGGAGCTTGAGCTCCCCGCCTAA
- a CDS encoding phospholipase D-like domain-containing protein produces MLDLCAGARQEIAIEQYIFSRHGIGAELLDVLTERARQGVRVRVLADAFGSKFLFKSPKVHDLQRAGGEVRHFHGYKRVLRHPTRLLNRLHRKTVICDNRSVLTGGTCFLPRMEDWRDTMVRVNGGVARQAAQCFEETWRYTEGESPFPHDPESKAPADQPDGWRYLVSSPFPSSRRDYYDLLLERIEQAEGKISFVTPYLLPVRRYWDALRPAIERGVRVRLIIPAKSDHTSVDLAGRIFVHSMKHAGVEVYGYEPTMVHAKLALIDEQFSAVGSFNLGIDSFKMNLEGAVVTGSKRFAAALSEQIERDLAQSRRL; encoded by the coding sequence GTGCTGGACCTTTGTGCCGGTGCCCGGCAGGAGATCGCCATTGAGCAGTATATCTTCTCGCGTCATGGTATTGGAGCAGAACTCCTCGATGTGCTCACCGAAAGAGCCCGCCAAGGGGTACGCGTACGGGTCCTCGCCGATGCCTTCGGGAGCAAGTTCCTGTTCAAGAGCCCCAAGGTGCATGACCTGCAACGCGCCGGCGGCGAGGTTCGCCACTTCCACGGCTATAAACGCGTGCTGCGTCATCCCACGCGACTCTTAAATCGCCTGCACCGCAAGACTGTGATCTGCGACAATCGGAGCGTGCTCACCGGCGGAACGTGTTTCCTGCCGCGCATGGAGGATTGGCGCGACACCATGGTGCGTGTCAACGGCGGGGTGGCTCGACAGGCCGCACAGTGCTTCGAGGAGACCTGGCGCTACACCGAAGGCGAGAGCCCCTTCCCCCACGATCCGGAGAGCAAGGCTCCCGCCGACCAACCGGATGGGTGGCGCTATCTCGTCAGTTCCCCATTCCCTTCCAGTCGCCGGGATTACTACGACCTGCTGTTGGAGCGCATCGAACAAGCGGAAGGGAAAATCTCCTTTGTGACGCCTTACCTGTTGCCCGTGCGGCGATACTGGGATGCTCTGCGCCCAGCCATCGAGCGCGGCGTCAGGGTTCGTCTGATAATCCCGGCTAAAAGCGATCACACGTCGGTCGATTTAGCTGGCCGCATCTTTGTTCACTCCATGAAGCACGCCGGTGTTGAGGTGTACGGTTACGAGCCAACCATGGTGCACGCCAAGCTCGCGCTTATCGATGAGCAATTCTCAGCAGTTGGCAGCTTCAATCTCGGGATCGACAGCTTCAAGATGAACCTAGAAGGAGCCGTTGTGACTGGCTCTAAGCGGTTTGCCGCAGCACTCTCCGAGCAGATCGAAAGAGATCTGGCGCAGTCTCGTCGCCTGTGA